One part of the Streptomyces sp. AM 2-1-1 genome encodes these proteins:
- a CDS encoding ABC transporter permease gives MSAEQPPTGDGEDGRGGAGSGHPRSHGAHGRPSTPRDTWRAFKDSPYLAATVLVFILSAAAGCFAGSYTYTMANPTPHRIPAALVGEPAAPRGAAFVAGMEKALDASLVLHEYDTLAEADEALEEQRVFTILRAGDARVRLDVASASGATVAQILAEAGVKVGRAVGVPVTVRDVKPLQKGDPRGLALFYISLAAVILGFVGAIQLSVHARALNPVERILFTIAYSLLGAFSIAAVVDWGLGAVDLPFAQSWLILAFTMFTSGMVFTMFNTLMGRWAMLPTWGVMVLLGNPSSGGAVSWPLLPSLLGHIGRWLPPGASVNAQHTAVYYQGHQFAFPYLVLAAWSLVSCGVFWTWRHRHPGGRPKPAEHAAADG, from the coding sequence GTGAGCGCCGAGCAGCCACCCACGGGGGACGGCGAGGACGGCCGCGGCGGCGCCGGCTCCGGGCACCCCCGGTCGCACGGCGCCCACGGCCGGCCCTCCACCCCGCGGGACACGTGGCGGGCCTTCAAGGACTCGCCGTACCTGGCCGCGACCGTGCTGGTGTTCATCCTCTCCGCCGCCGCGGGCTGTTTCGCCGGCTCGTACACCTACACCATGGCCAACCCCACCCCGCACCGGATCCCGGCGGCCCTGGTCGGCGAACCCGCCGCACCGCGCGGCGCCGCGTTCGTGGCGGGGATGGAGAAGGCCCTGGACGCCTCGCTGGTCCTCCACGAGTACGACACCCTCGCCGAGGCCGACGAGGCGCTCGAGGAACAGCGGGTCTTCACCATCCTGCGCGCCGGCGACGCCCGGGTGCGCCTCGACGTGGCGAGCGCCTCGGGTGCCACCGTGGCCCAGATCCTCGCCGAGGCGGGGGTCAAGGTGGGCAGGGCGGTCGGGGTGCCGGTCACCGTCCGGGACGTCAAACCGCTGCAGAAGGGCGACCCGCGGGGCCTGGCCCTCTTCTACATCTCGCTCGCCGCCGTCATCCTCGGCTTCGTCGGCGCCATCCAGCTCAGTGTCCACGCGCGCGCCCTGAACCCGGTGGAGCGCATCCTGTTCACCATCGCCTACTCCCTGCTGGGTGCGTTCTCCATCGCCGCCGTCGTGGACTGGGGGCTCGGGGCGGTTGACCTGCCCTTCGCCCAGTCGTGGCTGATCCTCGCGTTCACGATGTTCACCTCCGGCATGGTCTTCACCATGTTCAACACCCTCATGGGACGCTGGGCGATGCTCCCGACCTGGGGCGTCATGGTGCTGCTCGGCAACCCGTCGTCCGGCGGCGCCGTCTCCTGGCCGCTGCTGCCGTCCCTGCTCGGGCACATCGGCCGCTGGCTGCCCCCCGGCGCCTCGGTCAACGCCCAGCACACCGCCGTCTACTACCAGGGCCACCAGTTCGCCTTCCCCTACCTGGTGCTCGCCGCCTGGTCCCTCGTCTCCTGCGGCGTCTTCTGGACCTGGCGCCACCGCCACCCCGGCGGGCGGCCGAAGCCGGCCGAGCACGCGGCGGCCGACGGCTGA